Genomic DNA from Theobroma cacao cultivar B97-61/B2 chromosome 3, Criollo_cocoa_genome_V2, whole genome shotgun sequence:
TCTTTCCTCCTAGTGTTTATTCCTGCGCGGTGTGCCTCCTTCGAATTACTCCTGTAGAATCCAATCATCATGAGCAATGAGCAGTATCCAAGAAAGAAGTTGTCGTGTGCTTTTATGGTTTAAACATTctaaatagaatgtttgtgtTATGTGCATGTTTTCGCATTTAGAAATGAAGATACAGAACTGTTGGCCAGGGTTAGAGACTGAATGAGAGGCTTACCTAATACAGTTGTTTTTATTCTGGCAACCGCAAGCGCAGGATGGGCAAGGAGTGATTGTCTCATTATAGAAAGATGAGAATGAAACACAACAGCTTGGGTTCCTTGCGGCAAGAAATTGTGAATAAGTGCATGTCACATTCCATGTCACTGCATACAATGAAAAACATTAGTTATTATAGTAATTTACTAGCTTTAAATAATAACTTGAAAAATTGGAAGTGAAACAGCGCTTACTCAATGCCTGAGTCTTTCGCCTATGATCAGGTGTGAAGTAGACTGTGGAGGGCACAACCTTTGCAGGGCCACAAGTGTACCCTGGCCCCGGACCaagcaaagaaaaatttgTGGGTAGTTTTACTGTCTTATTCGAAGTTCCTGCGACTCCAACACTCACCTGAAAGGCCGACACTGAACCTATAGGATCTTGTCCCCAAGCAGACACCACGCCGCCTTTACAACAATTGGAGAACTGCTGGTTGTAAGGAACTCCAGGGAGCAAATCAACCACTATAGGATTCTTCTTACAACAGTGAGGAACGTTTCCTTTGAACTTGGAACAGTCTCCTTGCTCTGTGGTTTGAGCTCCTACCATGGACCatatcacttctttcttagcCCATTGCCATCCTAGAGTCCAGCCGGGGCTCATGATGCTACGATACATTTGGAAGTTGCTCATCGTCACTGCTGCCTGGTAGAATTTATCGAAgataaaaggtaaaaaaaataaaaaaagaaaaagtggaaGGATCAATACACAAAATGATCTGGGGATCTCCCTCTAAAACAAATCAGAAGAGAATGAATTGGGGGCTCTCTCTCTATTGTTTTTTCTCATTCTGTATGATAATATAAAGTTTCCCAAGAGTCATTTATGACATAAGGAAAGGTGGCAGTTAGATTTCAAAGTTATGCTTTTGCCCCAGATAATTCTTCCATGGCATAGGAGGTTGATCTTAACCCCGCAAatgttttctatttatatGGCTGATTTGGTGTTTTACACTTTGTATTTGATTCCTAACGTTATACGGACAGGGAAAGCTCAAACAGAAGATAACATTCTTTCTTAAGCATTAAAGGCTTGATTCATGCCATACCAACTCATGAACATGTGAACTTCAGTTCTAGGAATGACTATAACACTATGACAAGCAAGGCTTCCTCCAGAATTTGTTTCTAAATGAGGAAAAAGTGACAAACTGCCATGTTCAACTCACCACGTAGCCATCTGCGGTCCAAGAGACTACATCCCATTTTATTGTTATGTTTCCAGTCGGATCCAGTGGATCATATGCAGCTAAAAGTATGGGAAAAAAGAGTCAGCAGCCAGAGGTAATAAAcagaaaacatgaagttactTGCAAGAAAACGTTCTAATTTTTCTATATGATATTGTGAGAGAGAACTTTACCGGTATTGGGAAGCATAATGAGAAATAGAACAACTAGACCACATATGAACTTCAGTTGTAGAAATGAGCAGCATTTCCGACGTTGGCAATAACTTGGAGAAATGGAGAGGAATTTGTGAGATGTTGTCGTCGATTGATCAAATTCCATTTGCCAGAATTTCACTGAAGTTCCAAGCTCCTGGCAAGAACTCAAAGGAGACTGGAAGTTGTTTGCATTAGTACGTTGTGTTAAGAAGGAAAGGGAAGAGTATATTGGCAAAGAATGCTTTGAAAATGTCTTACCAACTGGTTGTTAATATTTCATGGGATATTTTCATCTTTCTCCTTGTCTCTCTCTTTTGGcacattaatttttaaaaaagttttctGCATCTTGAAGCAAATCTTTTGCGAGGAAtgatgaaaaggaaaaggtgGCGGGAGAGATTTTGAGAGGTTTGAACAGAACTGCTCAACGGTTCTGCAAAATTCACAGTGCTGCGTGTGGTGGTCACTTACTTATATGCGTGTGAGGAAATGTCAGGTATTGGACTGCTTCAATAGCAAGTCTTCTTCTATTTCTACTGGAATTTCCCTCTTTGAGCCTATTCATTTTGGGGATTGTAGTGATGCTTATTCCCCTTGAATCCATATCCATTTGTCAAGTCTCATGCTCTCGTGAAGCCTAACCCATTTTAACTCCAGCGATATTATTCAAACTGAATTTTTACCCTATTCCTTGAGAGTTTTGGttcattatattataaattggATTGTTTTCTTAATTGCTCGTTAAATCTTACTATTGTTTCCTTGTTCTAAATCAGGTTAAAAGGGGTTTTATGGTACAACCTCTTACGTCAAGGTGAAAAACAGAGAGtctaaaaagattaaatttagCTACTTCTGCCACCCATCCAGACCAGAGTGTGCTGGGAGTTTgggtgaaggcaaatgagctCTCTCTATCTGAATGTGATACCTCAGCTTAATTTAAAAGACAAATgcttaagaaaacaaaataaaagatacAAGGTAGCTGTCTCTTTATATGCATCATGTGTCCTCAAATAACCTTACAATTAACCACTCACAGACTTATATATAGCTGTGTAGGGTTGTTGAAAGGGAAGCCAAATCTTAAACAATTAAACTacacaatttttctttataccAAATAAGCTAGACAAGATCATGAGCAGTTAATAAGCACAAGTTCAAGGTATCATGATGATGAAGCTGAAATAGCTTTAGGACTCGGATTATGCAAGGCATTTACCATTACCAATTGCAAAGTGTTTTACTTGATCCATTTTCTTACTCTGCTTTATTAATTCCTCAATTTCAGTTACTGAGATGAACTTAACATCCAAGTAGTATATTACCCaataaaaagtttgaaattagTGTATGATGATCAAGCTGATTTAGAATTGTTATATGATagaaaacatatatattttaaaaaaggtTTGGAGTTAATAAAAGTGAGTTGCTTATATTAGCATCCTTATcaatattacaaaaataattaagtgGACCAATTTAGACATCTCATCTGCGAAAATGACTTTGATACTCATTGGATAGTAGCCGCCACCGAGTTCTCAATTtcatgggaaaaaaaattgctAGTTAAAAGTCAGGGCGTTCCTCCCTgttcctttcatttttttttctcagctAGTAAGgtattttcattaataatcTGCCCACGATCGTAAGGGTACAGTAAACTGTTCATACTACAATCAGAGTATAACTGGTGTGAGCATACATAACACTACTGAACAAAACATATTTGATATGAAAGATACCACAATTCTCAGCTAAGCTTTACAATATTAAAACATTGTGAACTAAAAGTATTCATAAAGAAATTTACCAATGAGAGCTACCACCATGCTGTGAACATAGACTCACAGTCAAAACCATGATTAGCAAGCATGTCTGCATATGAGTTCCCATCTCGCATAATATGTTGGGAAATCACTCTACCAAGAGTCGCCCTAATTGTATCtatttcattgaaaatatGCCAGATATTCCAAGGTCTATGATTCACCTTCTCCACCCAAGTGAGTGGCACAATAGAGTCAGACTCCACAACAAGTTGGTCGTTACCTGCATTCGGAGAACTCGCATACATGCACAGGGCGTGTTTGATGGCCATTATCTCTGCATAATTAGAGTCCTGCACGCCTAGGGTACTACAGAATAGACCTTTCACATATCCCTCTGAGTCTCGAAGAACACCCCCACAGCTTGCAGGCTTAGGTTTTCCTCTAGTCCAGCCGTCAACATTGAATTGAACTCACCAAGTTGTGGAGGCTGCCAAGTAATATTAACAGACGTGTGGAGGGGAGCATGTGCAATATTTAGATTCCCCGGCTCGGACCACCAACCATACTCAGCCACCGAGCCCATTCCATCACAAGCTTTAGTCCAAAATAATGAGCGTGtatggataagattaaatatCTCCACACTATCCCAACGCTTACCATTAAACATGGATTCTCTTGCAAGCCATAGTGACCAAATGGTCGAACCACAAACAATCatccatcttttttttttgtcaaaccTGTATAATGACAAACATCCCAAATGCATATATGAGTGCCAATAGAACTAGGGGGTACCCAAATCATTTGCCACCATCTAAGAACCATCTTCCATATTATCCAACTAAATTTGTAGCCTAAGAGAATGTGAGGGCATGTTTCTGTCTCAGCTAGGCACCAACCACGTAGTAATTGCTCTTCGTTGAAAGGAACTCCACGAGTCCTTAGAAAGGCTCGTGTAGGTATAGAATCAAGTACGGCAAGCCGTATAAAGCACTAGACTCTTGGGGGATATGAAGTTTCCAAATAAAAGCAAACCATACCTACTGCCCACTGCTGCCCGTACCCAATAGAAAGTTTAATCTCTTGACAGAGAATATTCCTTTTGGGTGATGCTTCAATATCAATTTATAATCTCTGTAAAATATCAAGGCAATGCAGGATAAGGACTCAAGAAGTTCTGCATAATCATCATTTTCCCATGAGTGCAAAGGCCTGCGAAAGGTTATAGCCCAGTGTCCCTGACTCCATGCATCAATCGCCTTAGCTTCCTTATCAGTGGACAACATAAATAAGCGAGGGTGCTTGTTACTCAGAGGTAGATCATTATGAAGCCATATATCATGCTAGAAAAAATGCTTGATCCATTCTCGAGTGACCATTTGCAAGCAACAGATCCAATGAAATTGTGTAGATTGTGgtattgttgatttctcacgtAAATACACGTATCGTTAATAAGTAATATAGTGATAAAGTAGAACATCGATCTTATagagaattattttaatttctattgttaaaaactaaaattataacatcctaattttatctaaataattaaaaattaaattaaaaagaaaaacaaactaaagaccaaaattaatctaaattaaccaggaaaattattttattaaatttgattaactTTTAGACCTAAGATTACGATATATCTTATGATACGTTTGATTCGCGGAATAGACAGAAATAGAATATAATAGTTATTACGTGAGAATAGAAAGAGgtgaaaatagaatataataAGTATTACGTAGTTTGGTATGATAAATGGAATAGAGtagaaataattattatgacttattacagtgtttggttggtaataatagctttggaataagaaaagaataaaaaataaaagataaaaaatatcattaattatatatataattatttattttattttattttttaagtattaataatttataatataaaatattaaataattataatttaaatatcatattttaatataatttaattattaatattttaattaataatattttatttataatttaatattattttgattaaaatattaataattttttattttttatttataNtattaataatttaataaataaaacattaatagtttaaaatattaatattttaatattttaatcatagtaatattaataatgtttaaattatatataaaatattaatattttaaattttataaataatttattcttttttattctattttttttttcataggTCGATTGCCAGAAAGGCGATCGGTGTAACAAAACGTCGATCTGGCTCACCATGTGGCCGGATCTGGCCACTACGGCTCCAGATCGGCGTTTCCCCGCTGCTGGATCTGGCCGTGGAGTACCAGATCCAACAGTGGGATCTGGTCGGGAAGCACCAGATCCGGTGCTTCGCGCGGCCAGATCTGATTGTTGAGTGCCAGATCTGGCTGGATCTCGGTTGAATGTTGTCGAAAAGGACTAGATCGACACTTCCTACCATATTCAGTCGTTGCCACCACCGTCGCTGCCGTTGCCGCCGCCTTTATCGATGTTGAGTTccagttagagagagaatgagagaggaaagaacatgagaagagagagaaagaaaagggaaaatgagaagaaaaaaagtatttataggTCTAGggttgtaatatttttaagttataaggggtattttagttattatatatttgaaagcTATTCCATGTCTCATGGAATAGATATTAccgggggggggggggaggagAAGGGAATAGATAAAGCTGGCTTTTAACCTATTTGATGGAATTTTTATTCTTGCGGAATTGTTCTTCCGTGTCCCAATTTTATACCAAACAAAGATATAGGAAAGGATTGGGAATAGAGGGGGAATAGCATAGCTATTCCCCATATCAAACGTGCAGTTAATACTTCATTTGAATAttgtcttttccttttaacttaacttaatggattaagttgctaacctagagtcttaatttatttacaagtttttgtagagtttttcttaaaaatacatttttcaattaatttattatatatctatgcaaattaaattgaaaaaagattcattaagttcgtaCTCTAATTCTGGTtatgtatggcttataggtatatgtctaccctatatgcaaatcaaaccacctaatcaaataagtgcatacgatcatacgctattctattcaaggtctacctaaatctttttcatcaaggtttaacctaagtttccaattcaatctaattaatgatcaagcaattagaaacattaagaatagaataaaataaacaacttaaattcatcgaacataagcaaaagagagataacTAAATaagactacatattgagtttaattataatcttagataaacaatttaattccTCATCAAGTTACACattattatcaaataaagtttaatcAATAACattaaactaagaaaaataaaagaataacaaaaaaataaaactcaagaattataatcttgatcttccaaatcttcttcttgaatctttcaaattcttctcagCTTAAATGACTTTATGACTTGATTCTCAATTGTCAATTTGGTGTTTTCATTCTCCCCTCTAAAAGTCTTCCgaaaggttatttttatagagttttGAAGTTAAGCCAAGTTGGATGAAGAAAGAATTCAATTTGAACTAgaatttcctcatcaaactaTGTGAGCTACAGCCTTAACCATTTAAATATcagaaatcataattgctcTACGACTGTTGCAATGCTCTAACTTCGATAAGATATTTAACCACTTTTTTGACCGAACTGGGTGAAGGGGTAAATATGAaaattgtatatttttctcttatctttctaatggtctaagaatcatctcatttggagcTTTATAGAAAGAGTTATAGTTGAAATACTGAAACATATGTAATGGAAGCTTGCACCTTAAAATTGTTCTCCTACTTctattaaaattcttccttcattaaacacctacaaaagtacaattaaatcaataacaatctATCTTAAttacattaacaccaaattaaatataaaattaactaagattagagtgactcacctaaattaattaattaatttaaaataatttaaataaaacttactaatttttatgcattactacaaaaattaagctaaattattatcaaaattaaggccaaataactctatatcatagagttatcaggCATGATGGTAAAGTCATAATGCTTCTTTGTACATTTGACATCCTACTCGGGTTTTGAACTGATAAAATCCAATGTGTTGCACCCATGCCATAATTATCTACTAATAAGTGCCTCCACCAAGCATTCTTTTACACTCCGTAACGCCACCACCATTTTCCAAAAAGTGTTATGTTTTTTTGGCATAAATTGGATATTCCAAGTCCATCAAATCGCATAGGCTTGCACATTGTTTCCCATTTgacatttgaatttttggtTTGTCTAATCCACTGCCCCATAAAAAAGATCTTCTAATTTGCTCAAGCTTGTTTAGCACTCCCTTTGGTGCTTGAAAGACATATAAGTAACATAGTGGCAAAGAGCTAAGAACAGAATTGATGGGTGCTAACTAGCCTCCAAAGGAAAGGTATTTCTTTTGCCATAAGGCGAGAcggtttttgaattttgtgaTGACAGGTTCCCATGTGCTATGAGATCTTGGATTGGCACTTAGAGGTAGTCCTAGGTatgagaaaggaagagaacCAACTCCACAAGTTAAGATACTGACCATTACTTCAGCCTCCTTTATGTTGATACCCATTGGGTATACACATGATTTGCtaaaattacttttcaatCCAGATATGAGCTTAAAATAGTGCAAGATCTTTCGGATATTTAGAGCCTTTTGAGAGCCAAGCACCATGAATATCACAGTGTCATTTGTAAATTGTCAGTGTGATATCATCATATTGGAAGCAGTGACATTAATCCCTCGAAAGAGTCAAGAGTTGTTCTGCTCGAACTAACATTAGGTGGAAAGTCTTCTCCATTTTGCCCCAAATCTCATATATTCCATGACCATTAGCAGAAAGTCCCATTTAACACAATCAAAAGCCTTTTCAACGTCAAGTTTTAACACCACTCCCCTTGAATTATGGGAATGTTTTCTCATGTTGTGGATAATCTCATTTGCAAGCATGATCCCATATGTTATTTGACAACCATTGACAAAGGCACTTTAAGTGTCACTAATAATTTGAgacattacacttttaagcctaTTAGATAGCACCTTAGCAAGGATTTTATACATAAAGCTAATGAGACTAATaggtttatatttttttaaggagGCTGGACTGAGAACTTTGGGAATGAGggcaatgaaagaagaattgagTCCCCTTTCTAGTTTCCCTATCAACTtaaatttagagaaaaatgcAAAGATATCCATACTTACCGAGGACCAAGACTTTCGAAAGAAGTTGAAATTACACCCTTTTGGAACGGGTGCCTTTGAGCCATCACAATCCCGTATTGTTAAGCGAAGCTCGTTATAGTGATTGGTGCTTCTAGGTTTAATGCATCACTTAGTGCCACTTTACAGAAAGGGAGTTCTTGGAAATATGGCCTAATCTATCCATCACTTTGAAATAAAGACTAGAAATATTCATAGGTGGCTTGTTTTACCTCAACATGTTTTGAAATCCAATTACTGTTCCATATGATTCCACCCATATGATTCTGACGAACATGGGCTTTAGCCTTGCATTGAAAGAATTTCGTGTTTTTATCCCCCTCTCGTATCCACTTGATGCATGATTTCGATCTCTAGATGGACTTTCTATTTCTCATGGCTATCCAAAGTTCACGGATGGTGAATTACTTCAAGATGCTCTtttcaattatcaaatttcGAGTGCATCCTATCTTATCAAGAGTCTCCAATGTGGTTTCCAAGTCATGGATAGTAGTGTCAACATAGCTAAAGATTTCTTTGTTTCAACGTTTGAGAAA
This window encodes:
- the LOC18604866 gene encoding COBRA-like protein 4, translated to MEFDQSTTTSHKFLSISPSYCQRRKCCSFLQLKFICGLVVLFLIMLPNTAAYDPLDPTGNITIKWDVVSWTADGYVAAVTMSNFQMYRSIMSPGWTLGWQWAKKEVIWSMVGAQTTEQGDCSKFKGNVPHCCKKNPIVVDLLPGVPYNQQFSNCCKGGVVSAWGQDPIGSVSAFQVSVGVAGTSNKTVKLPTNFSLLGPGPGYTCGPAKVVPSTVYFTPDHRRKTQALMTWNVTCTYSQFLAARNPSCCVSFSSFYNETITPCPSCACGCQNKNNCIRSNSKEAHRAGINTRRKDNTPLLQCTHHMCPIRVHWHVKLNYKDYWRVKIAITNFNYRMNYTQWTLVAQHPNLNAVTQVFSFDYKPLVPYEAINDTGMFYGMKYYNDLLMEAGPQGNVQSEVLLRKNKDTFTFKQGWAFPRKVYFNGDECLLPPPDTYPFLPNSAHVNPIAILTMAFSALLFMFNM